The genomic region CGGCACCCATGAAACTGTGTTTACGCCAAGATATACGGCCGGGCTTAATTTTAAACTTCCGCTTTATTTAGATTTAAGTTTGGCGGGCAACTGGGCAAATTACGGTCCGGGCGCGGAAGCCAGTTTCAGCTTAAGATTTTAAGGAGTTTGTATGTCTCAGGCGTGGACTATATTCTTCAAAGAACGCTTTAAAAAATATTTTTTAACAGCGTTTATTTTTTTGCTCGCGTGGTATATTATAAAGACACTTCCATACTTCTTGCACATAAAATCCATATTTCCGGACCAGTCGCCTTTATCAATACAAGTTTTTAAAATATTTATATTCTTTTTTTATCTTTTTTTAGATTTTATTTTATGGGTTTGCGTTGTTAATATATATAACGGCGAGTTTAATTTAAAAGCAGTTAAGGAAACCGTTAAAAAACACTATTGGTTTTTTATATCGCTTTTAGCTATAAAACTGCTGATTTTTTTTAATAACACAATAACACAACATTTTTTTTATTCCATCGCCGCCGGTAATGAAATAGGTAAAGCGGTTTATGTATTGCAAATTTCAAGCGTTATAGCGGGTTTTTTATCTCTTATAAAATTTTTTATAATAGGCTGGTTTTTGGCTTTACACAATAGTTTTATGGCATTTTTTCAATCGGTAAAACATAATTTTACGGCTTTATTTAGACCTGCTTTAATTTTTGTAATACTGGTTGTTTTAATAAATATAGCCCAGCAGCTTTTATTTTTAATATTAAGCAGAGCGGGCGTTGTTACTGCTAACGCCTCAACAGCACAGTTAATATTGTCTGAAACAATTTTCTTTGCTACTTATGTAGGTATGACTGCGGCAGTGTTTATAACGCTTTCTTACGCAAAAGAATAAGCGTTAATTAAAAGGAGAAGAAGGGTTTATGGAAAAAACTTGGAATGTAACATTTAAGGCTCATTTCAGAAGGAACTTTTTTACCGCGTTTGCTTTCTTGCTTGTTTGGTATGTAGGCGCGCAAACAATTTTAACAGCTTTGGAAGCGCCGGCTAAAAGAATTGTTTCCACATCTTTTGCAGCTTGGGGCATGACGCTTTTTGCCGCATTTTTTATTACACTGTTTTCTTATATCTTTTGGATAGGCGCAGTGCTTATTTATGACAGCAAATTTAAATTAAGTGATTTTGTGGAAAATTTTCATAAGCATTATTGGTTTTTTATTTCCTTGTTAGGATTACAGCTTGTTTACGCATTAGTTATACAAATTTCTTTTTTCAGCGGAGACCCGGGGTCAGATTATTTTCTTATAACTCTTATAGTAACCGCGGTAGGAGCTTTGGTAGCGCTTTTAAGGAATTTGGTGATAGGTGTTTTTTTTGTGGGGTATGAGACCGATGTTGAAATGCCTAATGAAATAAAAACCTGTTTTACCCAAAATCTTAAGCCCATAGCGGTGTTTTTTATTTTAACCATAGTTATAAGCGTTATAGAAACATTTCTGACATTTTTTGCGCAAGATATGTTAGTTAAATATTTCATTTCAACGCCTGACGCTTACGCAGTAAAATTCACACAGCTTATTTTAGGTTTTATATCACAGGCTTTAATGCTTTTAGCCTTGTTTGTATCAATGCCTTTTATAAAAATAAAAGGGAAAAATATTTAAAATAAATTTAAAGCAGTTTCAATTTTCAGATAAAAAACGCCGCTGTTTTAACAATATGGTAAAATAGATTTATCGGGCGGGTGGCGGAACTGGCAGACGCGTACGTCTCAGAAGCGTATGACCTAACGGTCTTAAGGGTTCAAGTCCCTTTCCGCCCAATAAAAAAGATGCTTCTTTATGGGAGCATCTTTTTTTTATATATAAAATAAAATTAAATTAAGGATAAAAAACCGGTAAGATTTATACAAATAAAACAATTTAACGCTTTTTTATTCTGCCGGATTATAATTAAATCTGCTATTTTGGGACACGGGGCCGGGGGCAGTGTCCCAAAATATAGAGTATATTACTCTTAAAAAAACAAACTCCGCTTTAATTTTAAAGCGGAGTTTGTTTTTTAATTTCTTTAAACTGCAGTTATTTAGCTTCTGTTGTTTCTTCAACAGCCACAACAGCTTCAGCTTCAGTTTGGGCGCCTTCTTTGTCCATAGCTTGTGTGCTTCTGGGCATAGCAATTTCTTTAAGTCTTGCAGCTTTACCTTTAAGATCTTTAAGAAAGTTGAGTTTGGCTCTTCTGACTTTGCCTCTTTTAAGAATTTCAATTTTTTCCACTCTGGGCGAATGTACAGGAAAAATTCTTTCAACGCCTACACCGAAAGAGATTTTGCGCACTGTAAATGTTTCGCTGATACCGCTGCCCTTTCTGGCAATGACAACGCCGTCAAATGCCTGTAATCTTTCGTTATCGCCTTCAACAACTTTTACCATTACTTTAACCGTATCGCCGGGTTGAAAATCAACCACATTGGTTTTAAGGTCATGTTTTATGTCATTTATATTCATAACAACTTTTATCTCCTAAACATTACTTTGCCTTTTTTGCCTTAAGAGAGGTTCTCTTTTCAGAGGTTGGCAGCAAATCAGGTCTAAATTTTTTTGTAATTTTTACAGCTTCTTTTTGTTTCCAAGTTTCAATTTCTTTATGGTTTCCGCTCAAAAGCACCGCCGGCACCCTTTTCCTTCGCCAAACCTCAGGTCTGGTATATTGGGGGGGTTCAAGAAGGTTGTTTTCAAAACTTTCCAACTCTGTTACCCCTGATTTTTTAAATACGCCCGGCAAAAGCCTTGTGATAGCGTCTATCATAACCACAGCGGCGCTTTCACCGCCGGTCAGGATAAAATCACCTAAAGAAACTTCTAAATCAAATTCGGGGTATATTCTCGCGTCAACGCCCTCATAATGACCACAAACAAAAATCAAATGCTTTTTCAAGCTGAGTTTTTTTGCCAGTGTTTGATTAAAAACTTTACCGCGGGGACTTGTGTAAATAACTACACTGCCTTTTTTCCTAAGCTTTTTAATAGCTTGGTAAAGTGGTTCAGCCTTCATCAGCATCCCCGCTCCGCCGCCGTAAACTCTGTCGTCAATAGACTTATGTTTATCTTTAACAAAATCCCTGGGATTGCAAAACCCCAGATTCAGTATTTTTTCTTTTCTTGCCCTGCCCGGTATGCTTTGGCCTAAAGGCCCGTCAACAATGTCGGGAAAGGGAGTCACAACATCTATTTTAATAGACATTAGTCCTCTATTTTCAAAAATACTTTTTTATTCTGTTTTGAAGCCGCAGCGCTGAGTACCGTGCGCACGGCTTTAATAATACAACCGTCTTTACCTATAACCTTGCCTTTGTCGGCCGGGTCAACTTTAGTGGTCAAGTAAATTTTGTCCTGCTCTTCCCTTTCTTCCATTACAATGCTTTCGCCGTTAACGGCAAGGGCTTTAAGCAGATACAGTGCCATATCCTTCATAAAAAACCTCCGTAATGGTTTTATTTAGCGGAAGCTTTTTTTGCAAGTGCCGCCACTGTCGGAGAAGCTTTTGCACCCACTTTAACCCAATAATCATATCTTTCTTGATTAAGTTTAATCTGATCTGCTGCTTTAGCATTGCAGGGGTTGTAATGACCTACAACTTCTTTAGCTTCGGAGCCTACTGCGCTCTTTTTTTCGATAGCTACAATTCTGTACTGCGGTTGCTGCTTTTTACCAACTCTTTGTAATCTAAGTACTACTGCCATTGTTTTGTTCTCCTAAAGCGTTCCTAGCAGAGGGCTGCGGCGGAACTTTATTTAATTATATCTTTCAAATCTTTTACGGCTTGCCCCGGGTCTTTAGCGGCGAAAACCGCGTTACCTGCTACTAAAGCGTCCGCCCCGGCAATTACCGCCGGCTTGGCTGTTTCCATATTTATCCCGCCGTCAACTTCAACCCAGGCTAAACATTTTTTGTCTTTCAAAATTTGCCTTACTTTAATAATATTTTGCCTGCCTTCTTCCATGAAAGCCTGCCCGCCGAAACCGGGTTGAACCGTCATAACAAGAATTAAATCCGTATATTCCAAAAAAGGAATAATTTTTTGAGCGTCGGTATCGGGCTTAATTGATATGCCCGCGCTTAAACCAAGCTCTTTAATTGATTTAAGCATATCAAGAGTATTGTCCTCGCTCTCAATATGCACAGTAATATTATCAGCCCCGGCTTTCGCGAAAGGCTTTATAAAAGCACCAGGATATTTTACCATTAAATGGACATCCAGGGGAAGGGGTGATTTTGCAGAGAGGCTTTTACATACTGCCGGACCAAAGCTTAAATTAGGCACAAAATGTCCGTCCATAATATCTAAATGAAGCCAGTCCGCTCCGGCGGAAGCCACTTCCAAAACCTGTTCGCCAAGGCGCCACATATCTGCCGATAAAACGGACGGCGCTACGGCTGTTTTCCCATTAGGTTTTGGCATTTTGGACATAATTATTTTACCTCTCTTTCTCGCACTAATATGCCGTTTACGTAAATTCTTATTTTAGATTCGCTGCCGTAAGGTACGTCCATATCTATTTTGGAACCGGGTGTTTTTGTTTCATTAATAATATCTTTTTCGCCGTCTTTATCAATTAACACAACTCTTACGTGACTTGAGTTTTTACCTTGCGGAAGTTCATAATGAAG from Elusimicrobium minutum Pei191 harbors:
- the trmD gene encoding tRNA (guanosine(37)-N1)-methyltransferase TrmD — translated: MSIKIDVVTPFPDIVDGPLGQSIPGRARKEKILNLGFCNPRDFVKDKHKSIDDRVYGGGAGMLMKAEPLYQAIKKLRKKGSVVIYTSPRGKVFNQTLAKKLSLKKHLIFVCGHYEGVDARIYPEFDLEVSLGDFILTGGESAAVVMIDAITRLLPGVFKKSGVTELESFENNLLEPPQYTRPEVWRRKRVPAVLLSGNHKEIETWKQKEAVKITKKFRPDLLPTSEKRTSLKAKKAK
- a CDS encoding KH domain-containing protein → MKDMALYLLKALAVNGESIVMEEREEQDKIYLTTKVDPADKGKVIGKDGCIIKAVRTVLSAAASKQNKKVFLKIED
- the rpsP gene encoding 30S ribosomal protein S16, which encodes MAVVLRLQRVGKKQQPQYRIVAIEKKSAVGSEAKEVVGHYNPCNAKAADQIKLNQERYDYWVKVGAKASPTVAALAKKASAK
- the rpe gene encoding ribulose-phosphate 3-epimerase, which gives rise to MSKMPKPNGKTAVAPSVLSADMWRLGEQVLEVASAGADWLHLDIMDGHFVPNLSFGPAVCKSLSAKSPLPLDVHLMVKYPGAFIKPFAKAGADNITVHIESEDNTLDMLKSIKELGLSAGISIKPDTDAQKIIPFLEYTDLILVMTVQPGFGGQAFMEEGRQNIIKVRQILKDKKCLAWVEVDGGINMETAKPAVIAGADALVAGNAVFAAKDPGQAVKDLKDIIK